Proteins encoded together in one Marinobacter sp. Arc7-DN-1 window:
- the narI gene encoding respiratory nitrate reductase subunit gamma, giving the protein MSYLNTLIFGIYPYIALAVLVIGTWARYDQGQFTWRAQSSQMLRKKNMVIASVLFHVGVLVIFFGHLVGLLTPHWAYEWIITPGQKQVMAIVVGGIAGVMAIIGGGMLAWRRLTDPRVKASSSFADNMIIVILIIQLALGLLTILPTLGHLDGSTMLKFSAWAQGIFTLQGGVADYIADVHWIYKTHIFLGLTIFVLFPFTRLVHMLSVPVEYFGRKYQVVRKRA; this is encoded by the coding sequence ATGTCCTATCTGAATACACTGATTTTCGGGATTTACCCGTACATCGCCCTGGCTGTGCTTGTTATCGGTACCTGGGCGCGTTATGACCAGGGCCAGTTTACCTGGAGAGCCCAGTCCAGCCAGATGCTGCGCAAGAAAAATATGGTAATCGCCAGCGTGCTGTTCCATGTTGGCGTACTGGTGATCTTCTTCGGCCACCTTGTGGGCCTGCTCACCCCGCACTGGGCCTACGAGTGGATCATCACCCCGGGCCAGAAGCAGGTTATGGCCATTGTGGTCGGCGGCATCGCTGGCGTCATGGCCATCATCGGTGGTGGCATGCTGGCCTGGCGCCGGCTGACCGACCCCCGTGTGAAGGCCAGCAGCTCATTCGCGGACAACATGATCATCGTAATCCTGATCATCCAGCTGGCGCTCGGCCTGCTGACCATCCTGCCCACCCTGGGCCACCTGGATGGCAGCACCATGCTCAAGTTCTCCGCCTGGGCCCAGGGCATCTTCACGCTGCAGGGCGGCGTGGCGGACTACATTGCCGACGTGCACTGGATCTACAAGACCCACATCTTCCTGGGCCTGACCATCTTCGTGCTGTTCCCGTTCACCCGCCTGGTGCACATGCTGAGCGTGCCGGTGGAGTATTTCGGACGCAAGTACCAGGTGGTGCGCAAGCGGGCCTGA
- the narJ gene encoding nitrate reductase molybdenum cofactor assembly chaperone produces the protein MQLLKVMARVLEYPTEELQASRDALVAAVLEDSRLPRQNKEQLLRCVEMLCDGDLLDLQEAYVGTFDKGRATSLLLFEHVHGESRDRGQAMVDLMEQYRTNGLEIDARELPDYLPLFLEYLSTRPWDEIRNWLEDIHHILGLLGERLYQRESFYHVVMDSLLMLSGRKANRQELARIVASEERDDTPEALDKVWEEEMVKFVDDQGGSCSTGGVVGQRRRELEQTQTIHLSDQLMTDAIPRQAGRA, from the coding sequence ATGCAACTTTTAAAAGTAATGGCACGGGTTCTTGAGTACCCCACCGAAGAGCTCCAGGCCTCCAGAGACGCCCTGGTGGCCGCTGTCCTTGAGGACAGCCGGCTGCCCCGGCAGAACAAGGAGCAACTGCTCCGTTGCGTGGAAATGCTGTGCGACGGCGACCTGCTGGATCTGCAGGAGGCCTACGTGGGCACCTTCGACAAGGGGCGGGCAACGTCCCTGCTGCTGTTCGAACACGTGCACGGCGAATCCCGCGACCGTGGCCAGGCCATGGTGGACCTGATGGAGCAATACCGCACCAATGGTCTGGAGATCGACGCCAGGGAACTGCCGGACTACCTGCCGTTGTTCCTGGAGTACCTCTCCACCCGCCCTTGGGATGAAATCCGCAACTGGCTGGAGGACATCCACCACATCCTGGGCTTGCTGGGTGAGCGCCTGTATCAACGTGAGAGCTTCTATCACGTGGTGATGGATTCCCTGCTGATGCTGTCTGGCCGCAAGGCCAACCGCCAGGAGCTGGCCCGGATCGTGGCCTCGGAAGAGCGTGACGACACCCCGGAAGCCCTGGATAAAGTCTGGGAAGAGGAAATGGTGAAGTTCGTCGATGACCAGGGCGGTTCCTGCAGCACTGGCGGCGTTGTAGGCCAGCGCCGCCGCGAACTGGAACAGACCCAGACCATTCACCTGAGTGATCAGCTGATGACGGATGCCATACCCCGTCAGGCAGGGCGCGCCTGA
- the narL gene encoding two-component system response regulator NarL codes for MSESPASILLIDDHPLLRQGIKQLIEMEDDMVVAGEASNAADGIRLATELEPDLILMDLNMPEMDGIEALKKLREQNISSRIVMFTVSDQEDDVVAALRAGADGYLLKDMEPEDMIAQLHQAAVGKMVISDRLTTLLAEALRSNKPQQASRPDFDSLTPREKDILRLIAEGLSNKMIGRKLDISDGTVKVHVKHLLKKLNLRSRVEVAVWAVEEGLHR; via the coding sequence ATGTCTGAATCACCCGCTAGTATTCTGCTGATCGACGACCACCCCCTTCTTCGCCAGGGCATCAAACAGCTCATCGAAATGGAAGACGACATGGTCGTTGCCGGAGAGGCCAGCAATGCCGCCGACGGCATTCGACTGGCCACTGAACTGGAGCCGGACCTGATTCTGATGGACCTGAACATGCCGGAAATGGACGGCATTGAAGCCCTGAAAAAACTGCGTGAGCAGAACATCAGTTCCCGTATTGTGATGTTTACCGTCTCGGACCAGGAAGACGACGTGGTGGCGGCACTGCGGGCCGGCGCGGACGGCTACCTTCTCAAGGACATGGAGCCTGAAGACATGATCGCCCAGCTTCACCAGGCGGCCGTCGGCAAGATGGTTATCAGTGACCGCCTGACTACGCTGTTAGCCGAGGCCTTGCGCTCCAACAAACCCCAACAGGCATCGCGCCCGGATTTCGACAGCCTGACCCCCCGGGAAAAGGACATTCTCCGCCTGATCGCCGAAGGCCTGTCCAACAAGATGATCGGTCGCAAGCTGGACATCAGTGATGGTACCGTCAAGGTCCATGTGAAGCACCTGCTGAAAAAACTGAACCTGCGCTCACGGGTGGAAGTTGCCGTGTGGGCGGTAGAGGAAGGCCTGCACCGCTGA
- a CDS encoding histidine kinase — MKSRSPLVNRIALVVGAVVLTALVSMATTLAVSKSIEGNATAINLAGALRMGAFQLLARSAGPVTAESGPGSMGQMLDRYREKLADTGITRTIPGARDHPLASQYQAILDSWEEVLRPALNDHPQGTPVTGVMLTATEKYVDDVDRLVSMLEQRTEARIDLLHLIQIISLAFSVLIIVALFIDLKNRILRPLRKLVSVAIAVGDQDFSRKTNMRGSDELAQLGQAFDQMTSELALTYYELEERARLKTEELEKSHAALQLLHSASRDLFANHDLCHGSIPMLQELEQLLGIGPIRLYLHDRESSEPVEAVTTASQERPFYCNDHHCNACLVTPEVYDELPLENNDGRRLLLPIRTPGQLLGTLEVWYPADEGLSKTARRLLETLSDQLATAIILERQITEEQQQTLAEERTVIARELHDSLAQSLSYLKMQVARLRRLNIDGEQQSVHEAILDELSTGLNSAYRQLRELLATFRLKLDTPDLATALRKTVEEFSVRLGKPVELQYNLPPQTLSPNEEIHTLQIVRESLANAVKHADATDISVDVLFESPQVRVQIRDNGKGLPGGDQPVNHYGLIIMQDRARTLGGQVKVQNRDEGGVEVTLLFVPKSRNLIPTEASNA, encoded by the coding sequence ATGAAATCCAGAAGCCCACTTGTTAACCGAATTGCCCTTGTCGTCGGCGCCGTGGTGCTGACCGCGCTGGTGAGCATGGCCACCACACTTGCCGTGTCCAAGAGCATTGAGGGCAATGCCACTGCCATTAACCTGGCCGGCGCCCTTCGCATGGGGGCTTTCCAGTTGCTCGCCCGAAGCGCCGGCCCGGTAACGGCGGAATCCGGACCGGGCTCAATGGGGCAGATGCTTGACCGTTACCGGGAAAAACTGGCCGACACAGGTATCACCAGGACCATTCCGGGGGCCCGGGACCACCCTCTGGCCAGCCAGTACCAGGCTATTCTGGATTCGTGGGAAGAGGTGCTGCGGCCCGCGCTGAACGATCACCCCCAGGGCACCCCGGTAACGGGTGTCATGCTGACTGCAACCGAAAAGTACGTTGACGATGTGGATCGGCTGGTGAGCATGCTGGAACAGCGCACCGAAGCCCGGATCGATCTGTTGCATCTGATCCAGATCATCAGCCTGGCCTTTTCCGTCCTGATTATTGTCGCGCTGTTTATCGATCTCAAGAACCGCATTCTCCGGCCACTTCGCAAACTGGTCAGTGTAGCCATCGCCGTGGGCGACCAGGATTTCTCCAGGAAGACCAATATGAGGGGCTCCGATGAACTCGCCCAGCTCGGGCAGGCATTTGACCAGATGACCAGCGAGCTGGCGCTGACCTACTACGAACTGGAAGAAAGAGCCCGCCTGAAAACCGAGGAACTGGAAAAAAGCCACGCGGCACTGCAGTTGCTCCACTCAGCAAGCCGGGACCTGTTTGCCAACCACGATTTATGCCATGGCTCCATCCCCATGCTACAGGAGCTGGAACAGCTTCTCGGCATCGGGCCCATCCGCCTGTACCTCCATGACAGGGAATCCTCGGAGCCGGTGGAGGCTGTCACCACGGCCAGCCAGGAGCGGCCCTTCTATTGCAACGACCACCATTGCAACGCCTGCCTGGTCACGCCTGAGGTGTATGACGAACTTCCCCTGGAAAACAACGACGGGCGCCGGCTGCTGCTGCCGATACGCACCCCCGGCCAGCTGCTTGGCACCCTGGAAGTCTGGTACCCCGCCGACGAAGGCCTCTCGAAAACCGCCCGCCGGCTTCTGGAAACCCTCAGCGACCAACTGGCCACCGCCATTATCCTGGAGCGGCAGATTACCGAGGAACAGCAACAGACCCTGGCTGAGGAGCGCACCGTGATCGCCCGGGAACTGCACGATTCCCTGGCCCAGTCACTCTCCTACCTGAAAATGCAGGTTGCCCGGCTGAGGCGCCTCAACATCGACGGCGAGCAGCAATCGGTTCACGAAGCCATTCTGGATGAACTCAGCACCGGCCTGAACAGCGCCTACCGCCAGCTGCGGGAGTTGCTGGCCACCTTCCGACTGAAGCTGGACACGCCGGACCTGGCCACGGCACTGCGAAAGACCGTCGAGGAATTTTCGGTGCGGCTGGGCAAGCCGGTGGAGTTGCAATACAACCTGCCACCCCAGACCCTGTCACCGAACGAGGAAATCCACACCCTGCAGATTGTCCGGGAAAGCCTGGCCAATGCGGTCAAACACGCAGATGCCACCGACATCAGCGTCGATGTGCTGTTCGAATCCCCCCAGGTCCGGGTACAAATCCGGGACAATGGCAAGGGCTTGCCCGGCGGCGACCAGCCGGTCAATCACTATGGACTGATCATCATGCAGGACCGCGCCAGAACCCTGGGTGGCCAGGTCAAGGTACAAAACCGGGATGAAGGCGGCGTGGAAGTCACGCTATTATTTGTGCCCAAAAGCCGGAACCTGATTCCCACAGAAGCTTCAAACGCCTGA
- a CDS encoding nitrate reductase subunit alpha, which translates to MSHLIDKLNYFRKKREPFANGHGETHDVSREWEDSYRQRWQHDKIVRSTHGVNCTGSCSWKIYVKNGLVTWETQQTDYPRTRPDLPNHEPRGCPRGASYSWYMYSANRLKYPLMRKHLMKLWRAAKMQHNDPVEAWASIVEDSKKTAEYKPRRGMGGFVRSSWDEVNELIGASNVYTAKKHGPDRIIGFSPIPAMSMVSYAAGSRYLSMIGGVCMSFYDWYCDLPPASPQTWGEQTDVPESADWYNSGYIIAWGSNVPQTRTPDAHFFTEVRYKGTKTVAITPDYAEVSKLSDEWMNPKQGTDAALGMAMGHVILKEFHVDKPSEYFTDYVRRYTDMPYLVMLDEKDDGSFVPGRFLRASDLVDGLGEANNPEWKTIAIDEASGELTAPNGSIGYRWGEKGKWNLKQTANSADVNLQLSMVEKHDDVVDVAFPYFGGIEHDHFQHVEIKDILKHKLGTRKVQLADGTEGRVVTVYDLMVANYGISRGLGEDDGATSYDEVKPYTPAWQEKITGVPAEKVIRIAREFADNADKTKGRSMVIVGAGMNHWYHMDMNYRGLINMLIMCGCIGQSGGGWAHYVGQEKLRPQTGWQPLAFGLDWQRPPRHMNSTSFFYAHSGQWRYEKLGVDEILSPLADKSRFGGSLIDYNVRAERMGWLPSAPQLNRNPLGIAAEAEKAGMEVSDYVAQSMKDGSLAFASEDPEAPQNHPRNMFIWRSNLLGSSGKGHEYMLKYLLGTKSGLQGKDLGHEGGAKPKEVKWHDEAPEGKLDLLVTLDFRMSTTCLYSDIVLPTATWYEKNDLNTSDMHPFIHPLTAATDPAWEARSDWEIYKGIAKAFSKATEGHLGVEKDVVTLPLLHDAPAELGQPFDVKDWKRGECDLIPGKTAPNFITVERDYPNTYARFTSLGPLMDKLGNGGKGINWNTEKEVKFLGDLNYKHVEGANAGRPKIESAIDAAEVILTLAPETNGQVAVKAWAALSEMTGLDHTHLAKNKEEEKIRFRDIVAQPRKIISSPTWSGLEDEHVSYNAGYTNVHELIPWRTLTGRQQFYQDHEWMRAFGESLLVYRPPINTKTVSSMLNQRSNGNAEKALNWITPHQKWGIHSTYSDNLLMLTLSRGGPIVWLSEDDAKELNIEDNDWIELFNANGAIAARAVVSQRVMPGMVMMYHAQERIVNIPGSEITGTRGGIHNSVTRVCPKPTHMIGGYAQYSYGFNYYGTVGSNRDEFVVVRKMHNVDWLDGEGNDTVQEAVK; encoded by the coding sequence ATGAGTCATTTGATCGACAAACTGAACTACTTCAGGAAGAAGCGCGAGCCGTTCGCGAACGGCCACGGCGAAACCCACGACGTCAGCCGCGAGTGGGAAGACAGCTACCGCCAGCGCTGGCAGCATGACAAGATCGTGCGTTCCACCCACGGCGTTAACTGTACCGGCTCCTGCAGCTGGAAAATCTACGTCAAGAATGGCCTGGTCACCTGGGAGACCCAGCAGACCGACTACCCCCGCACCCGCCCGGATCTGCCCAATCACGAGCCCCGCGGCTGCCCCCGGGGCGCCAGCTACTCCTGGTACATGTACAGCGCCAACCGCCTGAAGTACCCGTTAATGCGCAAGCACCTGATGAAGCTCTGGCGTGCGGCGAAAATGCAACATAACGACCCTGTCGAAGCCTGGGCTTCCATTGTCGAAGACTCGAAAAAAACCGCTGAGTACAAGCCCCGCCGAGGCATGGGCGGCTTTGTGCGTTCGAGCTGGGATGAGGTCAACGAGCTGATTGGCGCCTCCAACGTCTACACCGCCAAAAAGCATGGCCCGGACCGCATCATCGGTTTCTCTCCGATTCCGGCCATGTCCATGGTGTCCTACGCCGCTGGCAGCCGCTACCTGTCCATGATTGGCGGCGTCTGCATGAGCTTCTATGACTGGTACTGCGACCTGCCGCCGGCCTCGCCGCAAACCTGGGGTGAGCAGACCGACGTGCCGGAATCCGCCGACTGGTACAACTCCGGCTACATCATCGCCTGGGGCTCCAACGTGCCCCAGACCCGGACGCCGGATGCCCACTTCTTCACCGAGGTGCGTTACAAGGGCACCAAGACCGTGGCCATCACCCCGGACTACGCCGAGGTCTCCAAGCTGTCCGACGAGTGGATGAACCCCAAGCAGGGCACCGACGCCGCGCTCGGTATGGCCATGGGCCACGTGATCCTGAAGGAATTTCACGTCGACAAGCCAAGCGAATACTTCACCGACTACGTGCGCCGCTACACCGACATGCCTTACCTGGTCATGCTGGACGAGAAGGACGATGGCAGCTTCGTGCCGGGCCGGTTTCTGCGCGCCAGCGATCTGGTGGATGGCCTGGGTGAAGCGAACAACCCCGAGTGGAAAACCATCGCCATTGATGAGGCGTCCGGTGAGCTGACCGCGCCGAATGGCTCGATCGGCTACCGCTGGGGTGAGAAGGGCAAATGGAACCTCAAGCAGACCGCCAACAGCGCCGACGTAAACCTGCAGCTGTCCATGGTGGAGAAACACGACGACGTCGTCGATGTGGCCTTCCCCTACTTCGGCGGCATCGAGCATGACCATTTCCAGCATGTTGAAATCAAGGACATCCTCAAGCACAAGCTGGGTACCCGCAAGGTGCAGCTGGCTGATGGAACCGAGGGTCGCGTGGTCACCGTCTACGACCTGATGGTGGCCAACTACGGCATCAGCCGTGGCCTGGGCGAGGATGACGGCGCCACCTCCTATGACGAAGTGAAGCCCTACACCCCGGCCTGGCAGGAAAAGATCACCGGCGTGCCTGCCGAAAAAGTGATTCGCATTGCCCGTGAGTTCGCCGACAACGCCGACAAGACCAAGGGCCGTTCCATGGTCATCGTCGGTGCCGGTATGAACCACTGGTACCACATGGACATGAACTACCGTGGCCTGATCAACATGCTGATCATGTGTGGCTGTATCGGCCAGAGCGGTGGCGGCTGGGCGCACTATGTTGGCCAGGAGAAACTGCGGCCGCAGACCGGCTGGCAGCCGCTGGCCTTTGGTCTGGACTGGCAGCGCCCGCCCCGGCACATGAACTCCACTTCCTTCTTCTACGCCCACTCCGGTCAGTGGCGTTACGAGAAGCTGGGTGTTGACGAAATCCTGTCGCCGCTGGCCGACAAGTCCAGATTCGGTGGCAGCCTGATCGACTACAACGTGCGCGCCGAGCGCATGGGCTGGCTGCCGTCTGCACCGCAGCTGAACCGCAACCCGCTGGGCATTGCCGCCGAAGCGGAAAAAGCCGGCATGGAAGTGTCGGATTACGTGGCCCAGTCCATGAAGGATGGCTCCCTGGCCTTTGCCAGTGAGGATCCGGAAGCACCCCAGAACCACCCGCGCAACATGTTCATCTGGCGCTCCAACCTGCTGGGCTCCTCCGGCAAGGGCCACGAGTACATGCTGAAGTACCTGCTGGGCACCAAGAGTGGCCTGCAGGGCAAGGATCTCGGCCACGAAGGCGGCGCCAAGCCGAAAGAGGTCAAATGGCATGACGAGGCGCCCGAGGGCAAGCTCGACCTGCTGGTGACCCTGGATTTCAGGATGTCCACCACCTGTCTGTATTCCGACATCGTGCTGCCGACGGCCACCTGGTACGAGAAGAACGACCTGAATACCTCAGACATGCACCCGTTCATTCACCCGCTCACCGCAGCCACTGATCCGGCCTGGGAAGCTCGCAGTGACTGGGAAATCTACAAGGGCATTGCCAAGGCCTTCTCCAAAGCGACCGAAGGTCATCTGGGCGTCGAGAAAGACGTGGTTACCCTGCCGCTGCTGCACGACGCGCCTGCGGAACTGGGCCAGCCCTTTGACGTGAAGGACTGGAAGCGGGGTGAGTGCGATCTGATCCCGGGCAAGACTGCACCCAACTTCATCACCGTTGAGCGGGATTACCCGAACACCTACGCACGCTTTACCTCCCTTGGGCCGTTGATGGACAAGCTGGGTAACGGTGGCAAGGGCATCAACTGGAACACCGAGAAAGAAGTGAAGTTCCTGGGTGACCTGAACTACAAGCATGTGGAAGGTGCCAACGCTGGCCGTCCGAAGATCGAAAGCGCCATTGATGCCGCGGAAGTGATCCTGACCCTGGCGCCGGAAACCAACGGCCAGGTGGCGGTGAAAGCCTGGGCTGCGCTGTCTGAGATGACCGGCCTGGACCACACCCATCTGGCGAAGAACAAGGAAGAGGAAAAAATCCGCTTCCGGGACATCGTGGCGCAGCCGCGCAAGATCATCTCCAGCCCCACCTGGTCTGGCCTGGAAGATGAACACGTGTCCTACAACGCCGGCTACACCAACGTCCACGAGCTGATCCCCTGGCGCACCCTGACCGGCCGTCAGCAGTTCTACCAGGACCACGAGTGGATGCGGGCCTTCGGCGAGAGCCTGTTGGTCTACCGTCCGCCCATTAACACCAAGACGGTCAGCAGTATGTTGAACCAGCGCAGTAACGGCAACGCCGAGAAAGCGCTGAACTGGATCACGCCGCACCAGAAGTGGGGTATCCACAGCACCTACAGCGACAACCTGCTGATGCTGACCCTCTCCCGCGGTGGCCCGATCGTGTGGCTGAGCGAGGACGATGCGAAGGAACTGAACATCGAGGATAACGACTGGATCGAGCTGTTCAACGCCAACGGCGCCATTGCGGCCCGGGCTGTGGTCAGCCAGCGGGTGATGCCGGGCATGGTGATGATGTATCACGCCCAGGAGCGGATTGTGAACATTCCGGGCTCGGAGATCACCGGTACCCGGGGCGGCATCCACAACTCGGTCACCCGGGTGTGTCCGAAGCCGACCCATATGATCGGCGGTTACGCCCAGTACTCCTACGGCTTCAACTACTACGGCACCGTAGGCTCGAACCGCGACGAATTCGTGGTGGTGCGCAAGATGCACAACGTCGACTGGCTCGACGGTGAAGGCAATGACACTGTTCAGGAGGCTGTAAAATGA
- the narH gene encoding nitrate reductase subunit beta: protein MKIRSQVGMVLNLDKCIGCHTCSVTCKNVWTSREGMEYAWFNNVETKPGIGYPKEWENQDKWKGGWMRDSSGKIRPKIGGRFRVLANIFANPDLPEIDDYYEPFDFDYQHLHTAGDSKHQPIARPRSLISGQRMQKIEWGPNWEEILGTEFAKRRKDKNFDQVQADIYGQFENTFMMYLPRLCEHCLNPACVASCPSGAIYKREEDGIVLIDQDKCRGWRMCVSGCPYKKIYFNWKTGKSEKCIFCYPRIEAGMPTVCSETCVGRIRYLGVLLYDADRIEEVASAPGEHELYEKQLEIFLDPFDPEVIKQAKKDGIPMNVIEAAQQSPVYKMAVDWKLALPLHPEYRTLPMVWYVPPLSPIQSAAEAGKVEFDGVLPKIESLRIPVKYLANLLTAGDEKPIVRALKRIMAMRLYKRAETVDGKEDLRALEEAGLTKAQADEMYRYLAIANYEDRFVIPTSHRELAKEAFPDATAYGERNGCGFSFGDGCNGDSEFNMFGGRKQTTSMVQKLTTVKQIDPKQLQE from the coding sequence ATGAAAATCCGTTCCCAAGTCGGCATGGTGCTGAACCTGGACAAGTGCATTGGTTGCCACACCTGTTCAGTCACCTGCAAAAACGTATGGACCAGCCGGGAAGGCATGGAGTACGCCTGGTTTAACAACGTCGAAACCAAGCCCGGTATCGGCTACCCGAAAGAGTGGGAGAACCAGGACAAGTGGAAAGGCGGCTGGATGCGCGACAGCTCCGGCAAGATCCGCCCGAAGATCGGTGGCCGCTTCCGGGTGCTGGCAAACATCTTCGCCAATCCGGACCTGCCGGAAATTGACGACTACTACGAGCCGTTCGATTTCGATTACCAGCACCTGCACACCGCGGGCGACAGCAAACACCAGCCGATAGCCCGGCCCCGATCGCTGATCTCCGGTCAGCGCATGCAGAAAATCGAGTGGGGCCCGAACTGGGAAGAAATCCTGGGTACCGAGTTCGCCAAGCGCCGCAAGGACAAGAACTTTGACCAGGTCCAGGCAGACATCTACGGCCAGTTCGAAAACACCTTCATGATGTACCTGCCGCGCCTGTGCGAGCACTGCCTGAACCCGGCCTGTGTTGCCAGCTGCCCAAGTGGTGCCATCTACAAGCGGGAAGAGGACGGCATCGTCCTGATCGACCAGGACAAGTGCCGCGGCTGGCGGATGTGTGTCTCCGGTTGCCCGTACAAGAAGATCTACTTCAACTGGAAAACCGGCAAGTCCGAGAAGTGCATCTTCTGCTACCCGCGTATCGAAGCCGGTATGCCGACCGTGTGTTCCGAGACCTGCGTAGGCCGTATCCGTTACCTGGGCGTGCTGCTGTACGATGCCGACCGCATCGAGGAAGTGGCCAGCGCCCCGGGCGAGCACGAGTTGTACGAAAAGCAGCTGGAAATCTTCCTGGACCCGTTCGATCCGGAAGTGATCAAGCAGGCGAAGAAAGACGGCATCCCCATGAACGTGATCGAAGCGGCCCAGCAGAGCCCGGTCTACAAGATGGCGGTGGACTGGAAGCTGGCCCTGCCGCTGCACCCGGAATACCGCACCCTGCCCATGGTCTGGTACGTGCCGCCCCTGAGCCCGATCCAGTCAGCCGCGGAAGCCGGCAAGGTCGAGTTTGACGGCGTATTACCGAAGATCGAAAGCCTGCGGATTCCGGTTAAGTACCTGGCTAACCTGCTCACCGCCGGTGACGAGAAGCCGATCGTCCGGGCCCTCAAGCGGATCATGGCCATGCGCCTGTACAAGCGGGCAGAAACCGTGGACGGCAAGGAAGACCTGCGCGCCCTGGAGGAAGCGGGACTGACCAAGGCCCAGGCCGATGAAATGTACCGCTACCTGGCGATTGCCAACTACGAGGACCGCTTCGTGATCCCCACCAGCCACCGCGAGCTGGCCAAAGAGGCCTTCCCGGATGCCACCGCCTACGGCGAGCGCAATGGCTGCGGCTTCAGCTTCGGCGACGGCTGCAACGGTGACAGCGAATTCAACATGTTCGGTGGCCGCAAGCAGACCACCAGCATGGTCCAGAAGCTGACAACCGTGAAACAGATCGATCCGAAGCAGCTGCAGGAATAA
- a CDS encoding MFS transporter, translated as MESEADRADDRLASLAVVLPLAVAGFVIAAGSWTLFAVAGVHLRSELNLGNLQFGFLLAMPMAVSAALAIPAGLAAQKFGARRIMLICLSGLAACMAILLITDTFPGYLIAAGGLGLAGGYYSAGLQFVTRHCESSRLGLVLGVFGAGVIGAGFNYYLVPLVHEAFSWHAVPLAYLVVLVLVLALLIMLTDPEDAAADSAAETSVRVLLQRMRRKRAGQLCGYFGIVAGSFFALALWLPDYLSGQFELPVDSGARLAQWFVIPGALAQIAGGGLSDRFGSARVVSRALVVCLIALFVLSYPPMTLFIQGVDATILVKFALPMRVEGVFVVTLGLAMGCTMGSLQRLVIVENRTVAAFVAGLLLVSAYSVAFGLLVIFSGVNHWLGIRSAVFMILFLLLAGCLFLFARESRRHERESFLHRGI; from the coding sequence ATGGAGTCAGAGGCGGATCGAGCAGATGACCGGCTGGCGTCACTGGCCGTCGTGCTGCCCTTGGCGGTGGCAGGCTTTGTCATTGCTGCCGGAAGCTGGACCCTGTTTGCGGTAGCTGGCGTGCACCTGCGCTCAGAGCTGAACCTCGGCAATCTCCAGTTCGGCTTCTTGCTGGCAATGCCTATGGCGGTCAGTGCCGCGTTGGCCATTCCTGCCGGGCTGGCAGCGCAGAAATTCGGCGCCCGCCGGATCATGTTGATCTGCCTGTCCGGGCTGGCCGCCTGCATGGCGATACTTCTGATCACCGATACCTTCCCGGGTTACCTCATCGCCGCTGGTGGGCTTGGGCTGGCCGGGGGCTATTACAGTGCCGGGTTGCAGTTCGTGACGCGCCATTGCGAGTCCTCGCGCCTCGGCCTGGTGCTGGGTGTGTTCGGCGCAGGCGTTATCGGTGCCGGCTTCAATTACTATCTGGTGCCGCTGGTCCATGAGGCTTTTTCCTGGCACGCGGTTCCACTGGCTTATCTTGTCGTGCTTGTCCTGGTTCTTGCGCTGCTGATCATGCTGACCGATCCGGAAGATGCGGCGGCGGACTCCGCCGCTGAAACATCTGTCAGGGTATTGTTGCAAAGAATGAGGCGAAAGCGGGCCGGACAACTGTGTGGCTACTTTGGCATTGTGGCTGGCAGCTTCTTTGCGCTGGCTCTCTGGTTGCCGGACTACCTGTCTGGCCAGTTTGAGCTGCCGGTGGACTCTGGCGCACGGCTGGCACAGTGGTTCGTTATTCCGGGTGCCCTGGCCCAGATTGCCGGGGGCGGGTTATCAGACCGGTTCGGCAGCGCCAGGGTTGTCAGCCGGGCGCTGGTGGTCTGTCTCATCGCATTGTTTGTGCTGTCGTACCCACCCATGACGCTGTTTATCCAGGGCGTCGACGCCACAATCCTGGTGAAATTCGCTCTGCCCATGCGGGTCGAGGGCGTGTTTGTGGTAACCCTGGGGCTGGCCATGGGTTGCACCATGGGCAGCCTGCAGAGGCTGGTTATTGTTGAAAATCGCACGGTGGCGGCATTTGTTGCCGGTTTGTTGCTGGTGAGCGCCTACTCCGTGGCCTTTGGCCTGCTGGTGATATTCAGTGGTGTTAACCACTGGCTGGGCATTCGCAGCGCCGTTTTCATGATTCTCTTCCTCCTGCTTGCCGGCTGCCTGTTCCTGTTTGCCCGTGAGAGCCGCCGGCACGAGCGTGAGAGCTTTCTCCACCGGGGGATATAA